A part of Caldalkalibacillus uzonensis genomic DNA contains:
- a CDS encoding glycosyltransferase family 4 protein — protein sequence MATPFNVGLFGVQYARKHGIPLVASYHTHFDEYLRYYNLSFMEKWIWHYMRWFHRPAKKVYVPSQSTKEKLLHHRVHNNLEIWPRGVDHYFFSPAHYSPDIRHQYGQGKRILALYVGRLAPEKDVPTAIHSFLSLPKPVIKQTQLIIVGDGPLYSDLCQVNSPHITLAGFKQGRELAQLYASSDLFLFPSPTETFGNVVLEAMASGLPVIGANGGGVKHLVQEGQNGYLCPPRDVRAFRHALLKLVTEHGLRLQLGRNSRLLALQHSWTEVFQRLVESSQEVSERNHQASA from the coding sequence GTGGCAACTCCTTTCAATGTCGGATTATTTGGTGTGCAATATGCCCGCAAACATGGGATCCCTCTGGTTGCCTCCTATCACACCCATTTTGATGAGTATCTGCGTTATTATAACCTGTCCTTTATGGAAAAGTGGATTTGGCATTACATGCGCTGGTTTCACCGGCCAGCCAAAAAAGTATATGTTCCCTCGCAAAGCACAAAAGAAAAGTTACTTCACCACAGAGTCCACAACAATCTGGAAATATGGCCGCGGGGTGTCGACCATTATTTCTTTTCTCCCGCTCATTATAGCCCTGACATCCGTCACCAATATGGCCAAGGCAAACGTATTCTGGCTTTATATGTTGGACGGCTTGCTCCGGAAAAAGATGTGCCGACCGCCATTCACAGTTTTCTTAGCCTTCCGAAACCGGTTATAAAGCAAACTCAACTGATCATCGTGGGAGATGGGCCGCTTTATTCCGATTTATGTCAGGTTAATTCCCCACACATCACCCTGGCCGGCTTCAAACAAGGAAGGGAATTGGCTCAACTATATGCGTCGAGCGATCTGTTTTTATTCCCTTCTCCGACCGAAACCTTTGGCAATGTCGTTTTGGAGGCGATGGCATCAGGATTACCGGTTATCGGGGCCAATGGGGGAGGGGTGAAGCACTTAGTTCAAGAAGGGCAGAACGGTTACCTATGTCCGCCCCGTGATGTCCGTGCTTTCAGACATGCGCTGCTTAAGTTGGTAACCGAACATGGGCTTCGCCTTCAACTGGGACGCAATTCTCGGCTGTTAGCACTCCAACATTCCTGGACTGAAGTCTTTCAGCGTTTGGTAGAAAGTTCCCAAGAGGTAAGTGAGAGAAACCATCAGGCATCAGCATAA
- a CDS encoding phosphatase PAP2 family protein, with amino-acid sequence MDRMKMWLADQDVKWFGFVNQRLHCQLLDILLPRITHLGGATATLTGLGLTMILCSDPIRLWAVQALIALIISHVAVQVIKKIVPRQRPYLILPGTRLCPHPLKDYSFPSGHFTASFSIASVFALHSIVLAFLVVPLAVAIAFSRMYLGLHYPTDCLAGAVLGTVTACCVVWISGF; translated from the coding sequence ATGGACCGCATGAAGATGTGGTTGGCTGATCAGGATGTGAAATGGTTTGGCTTTGTTAATCAGCGGCTTCATTGTCAACTCTTGGATATTTTACTTCCTCGTATAACCCACTTGGGGGGTGCTACTGCAACCCTGACCGGGCTGGGACTTACCATGATATTATGCTCTGACCCTATCCGCCTGTGGGCGGTTCAAGCCCTTATCGCACTAATTATCAGTCATGTTGCCGTCCAAGTGATCAAGAAAATTGTTCCCCGGCAACGCCCCTATCTGATATTGCCTGGCACCCGCCTTTGTCCTCATCCGCTCAAGGATTACTCCTTTCCTTCCGGCCACTTCACCGCCAGCTTTTCCATCGCCAGTGTCTTTGCCCTGCATTCCATTGTACTTGCTTTTCTGGTTGTTCCCCTCGCTGTGGCCATTGCCTTCTCTCGCATGTATTTGGGACTTCATTATCCAACGGATTGCCTCGCCGGCGCCGTGCTGGGCACGGTGACAGCCTGCTGTGTCGTGTGGATATCCGGCTTCTAA
- a CDS encoding YlbF family regulator → MIASLDLAEILEETDRLTQLILRSEEVKHYRICKQRLQQDEEAQKLIKRFVQKKEQYEEVERFGRFHPDYDRIKKEMRQLKRELDLNESVANFKKAERKLEAILIEISEKIAYAVSDTIKVPTGNPFFDQLGCGGGGCSGGCGSCGNH, encoded by the coding sequence ATGATAGCCTCACTTGACTTGGCGGAAATCCTTGAGGAGACTGACCGTCTGACTCAACTGATTCTCCGCTCCGAAGAAGTGAAGCATTACCGCATCTGCAAGCAACGCTTGCAACAAGATGAGGAAGCGCAAAAATTAATTAAGCGTTTTGTTCAGAAGAAGGAACAATATGAAGAGGTGGAGCGTTTTGGGCGCTTTCATCCAGATTATGACCGCATCAAAAAGGAAATGCGCCAATTAAAGCGTGAGCTGGACTTAAATGAAAGTGTGGCCAACTTTAAGAAGGCGGAACGAAAACTTGAAGCGATTTTGATTGAAATCAGTGAGAAAATTGCTTATGCGGTTTCCGATACAATTAAGGTCCCCACCGGCAATCCTTTCTTCGACCAGCTGGGATGCGGCGGCGGGGGATGCAGTGGTGGTTGCGGCAGCTGCGGCAACCATTAA
- a CDS encoding DNA repair helicase XPB, whose protein sequence is MNYLADRPLVIQPDRTIYVEVNHPQFEEVRQKLHLFSELIKSPDYIHTYRITSLSLWHAAAQGQRAEAIIAFLQDYAKFPLTTDLKQSIREDMAKYGRLILVSHAGHLYLMADKVEELLAVVDYPSLSSCFLGEPRPVVWSNERKWGVVARPDKRGELKQQCIRLGHPVKDEAGYDDGEPLPCSFVSCLPDGTPFRLRDYQREAVNAFFGADSAYGGQGVLVLPCGAGKTVIGIAALVRQQCATLIMTNNATSVRQWKREILEKTTLTENEVGEYTSQVKELKPVTVTTYHMLTYRPAQTESFGHLHLFRYRRWGLIIYDEVHLLPAPVFRVTAELQSTRRLGLTATLVREDGREEDVFSLIGPKRYDLPWKYLEQEGHIAQATCTEIRVGLDPFLKEAYHLAPERHKMRIAQENPNKVAVVQEVLDKHRDDQVLIIGQYVRQLEELGTLLNVPVITGKMKQEERDRLYERFRQGEIRVLAVSKVANFAIDLPDATVAIQVSGTYGSRQEEAQRLGRILRPKPGENKAYFYHIVTKDTKDQDYALKRQLFLVEQGYHYEVVDCERKGVRI, encoded by the coding sequence ATGAACTATCTTGCTGACCGGCCACTTGTGATACAACCTGACCGTACCATCTATGTGGAAGTTAACCATCCCCAATTTGAAGAAGTGCGTCAAAAGCTGCATCTGTTTAGTGAATTAATCAAGAGCCCAGATTATATACATACCTATCGCATCACATCTTTATCCTTGTGGCATGCTGCTGCCCAGGGCCAACGGGCAGAAGCTATTATTGCTTTTTTGCAAGATTATGCTAAGTTCCCCTTAACCACTGATCTAAAACAATCTATCCGGGAAGATATGGCCAAGTATGGACGGCTGATTCTTGTCTCCCATGCTGGTCATTTATATTTAATGGCTGACAAAGTTGAAGAATTGTTGGCGGTCGTTGATTATCCGTCATTATCATCCTGTTTCCTTGGTGAGCCCAGACCAGTGGTATGGAGCAATGAACGGAAGTGGGGAGTGGTTGCCAGACCTGACAAGAGGGGAGAGCTTAAACAACAGTGCATCCGCCTTGGCCACCCTGTCAAAGACGAAGCAGGTTATGATGACGGAGAACCTCTGCCCTGCTCCTTCGTTTCCTGTTTGCCTGACGGTACGCCGTTTCGATTACGGGATTACCAGCGCGAGGCGGTGAACGCTTTTTTTGGTGCTGATTCAGCTTATGGCGGTCAAGGCGTATTGGTGCTTCCTTGCGGAGCTGGAAAGACGGTGATCGGCATTGCGGCTCTGGTCAGGCAGCAATGTGCCACCCTTATAATGACGAACAATGCAACCTCTGTCAGGCAATGGAAAAGGGAAATATTAGAAAAAACCACACTGACGGAAAATGAAGTGGGAGAGTATACGTCGCAGGTTAAAGAGCTAAAACCGGTGACGGTAACCACTTATCACATGCTCACCTACCGTCCAGCCCAAACCGAGTCCTTTGGTCATTTGCATCTCTTCAGGTACAGGCGGTGGGGCTTAATTATCTATGATGAAGTGCACCTGTTGCCAGCCCCTGTATTCCGGGTCACGGCAGAGCTTCAATCTACCCGCCGTCTGGGACTGACAGCTACGTTAGTGCGAGAAGATGGACGGGAAGAAGATGTGTTCAGTCTGATTGGACCCAAACGCTATGATTTGCCCTGGAAATATCTTGAACAAGAGGGGCATATTGCCCAGGCCACTTGTACCGAAATAAGGGTCGGTCTGGATCCATTTTTAAAAGAGGCCTATCACTTGGCCCCAGAGCGGCACAAAATGCGCATCGCCCAGGAGAATCCGAACAAAGTGGCCGTTGTTCAAGAAGTGTTGGACAAGCACCGGGATGACCAGGTGCTGATTATCGGCCAATATGTCCGCCAGCTGGAAGAATTGGGCACCTTGCTTAATGTACCAGTGATTACAGGAAAGATGAAGCAGGAAGAAAGGGACCGCCTTTATGAACGCTTCCGGCAGGGAGAGATTCGTGTTCTGGCCGTATCCAAAGTGGCTAACTTTGCCATTGATCTCCCCGATGCCACCGTGGCCATTCAAGTGTCCGGCACTTATGGATCAAGGCAGGAGGAAGCTCAAAGGCTGGGCCGTATTTTGCGCCCCAAACCAGGAGAGAACAAAGCTTATTTTTACCATATTGTCACCAAAGATACCAAGGACCAGGATTATGCGCTGAAGCGCCAGCTATTTTTGGTGGAACAGGGTTATCACTATGAAGTGGTTGACTGTGAGCGGAAAGGGGTACGGATATGA
- a CDS encoding protease complex subunit PrcB family protein has protein sequence MNLSAADFPHWIEEKLEEIRKTGGVLTVSDDTHTYILLATGERPTGGYSIKVVDAEEREKNGKAYILIKAKEIRPAPDDFVIQVITYPTAVYRLPKTDLPVKVEWVRS, from the coding sequence ATGAACCTTTCAGCCGCTGATTTTCCACACTGGATTGAAGAAAAACTTGAAGAGATCCGCAAAACAGGAGGCGTACTTACCGTTTCGGACGACACACATACCTACATCCTGCTGGCCACAGGAGAGCGGCCTACAGGCGGATACAGCATTAAAGTGGTCGATGCCGAAGAGAGGGAGAAAAACGGGAAAGCCTATATACTGATCAAAGCTAAAGAGATCAGGCCGGCTCCGGATGACTTCGTAATCCAGGTGATTACTTACCCCACTGCCGTCTACCGCCTGCCCAAAACAGATCTTCCGGTTAAAGTAGAATGGGTCAGGTCTTAA
- a CDS encoding S1C family serine protease, producing MSSRIADLYRKLKHRIVSIEGMKAGPEREDLLLSPYFFFPEREERKVSYGSGMIIHPKGYILTCYHVVAGIRAAKVKWGKRPELYQAKLVWAQQDKDVAVLKINPSKKLPTVTFCKDAHVGERVFAIGNPFGFEHTLTMGILSGKERTVSTANNEYEGMLQTDATLNPGNSGGPLFNTKGQVIGMNAIIIQSHQSMGFAIPTRTFLPLIQKYLPKTISSDSG from the coding sequence ATGAGTAGCCGGATAGCCGATTTATATCGTAAACTAAAGCATCGTATTGTCTCCATCGAAGGCATGAAAGCCGGTCCTGAAAGAGAGGACTTACTCTTATCTCCCTACTTTTTTTTCCCTGAACGGGAGGAACGCAAAGTTAGTTACGGAAGCGGCATGATTATTCATCCCAAAGGATATATTTTAACCTGCTATCACGTGGTGGCCGGGATAAGGGCAGCAAAAGTCAAATGGGGAAAACGCCCGGAACTTTATCAGGCCAAGCTGGTTTGGGCCCAGCAAGACAAGGATGTGGCTGTGCTCAAAATCAACCCCTCCAAAAAGTTGCCTACGGTCACCTTTTGTAAAGATGCCCATGTTGGCGAACGTGTTTTTGCCATTGGCAATCCCTTTGGCTTTGAACATACATTAACGATGGGCATATTAAGTGGGAAGGAGCGGACAGTATCTACGGCCAATAACGAATATGAAGGCATGTTACAAACCGATGCCACCTTAAATCCTGGGAACAGCGGCGGGCCCTTGTTCAATACCAAAGGCCAGGTGATCGGAATGAACGCCATCATTATTCAATCTCACCAAAGTATGGGCTTTGCTATCCCTACCAGAACGTTCCTGCCGCTGATCCAGAAATACCTTCCCAAGACAATATCCTCAGATTCTGGATAA
- a CDS encoding glycerophosphodiester phosphodiesterase family protein yields the protein MIIIAHRGSSQLAPENTLPAIKQAVRDQIEAIEIDVQMTKDSQVIVFHDEWLGRTTNGSGFVYDTPYAEIRRLDAGEWFHPRFKGTHVPLLEEVLHLLQDQPVTLHIELKNHLIDYPGLEQSVIDLVQRYQMDNKVILSSFRVDSLETCLYMAPHIRRGLLCWGTLLPFFTTDEWRQLDLYSVHPHVSLVGENLRPLQQEGYYIFPYVVERKSQLALCQQYEVDGLFTNCPRRIKKLLKQN from the coding sequence ATGATCATTATCGCGCACAGAGGCTCATCCCAGCTTGCACCGGAAAATACATTACCTGCGATCAAACAAGCCGTAAGAGATCAGATTGAAGCCATTGAAATTGACGTGCAAATGACAAAAGACAGTCAGGTTATTGTCTTCCACGATGAATGGTTAGGCCGCACCACTAATGGGAGCGGATTTGTTTATGATACGCCGTATGCCGAGATTCGCCGATTGGATGCTGGGGAGTGGTTTCATCCTCGCTTCAAAGGAACCCATGTTCCTCTGCTTGAAGAGGTGCTGCACCTGCTACAAGATCAGCCGGTTACCCTTCATATTGAACTCAAAAATCACTTAATTGATTACCCGGGATTGGAACAAAGCGTGATTGACTTGGTCCAGCGTTACCAGATGGACAACAAGGTCATTTTGTCCTCTTTCAGAGTCGATAGTCTGGAAACTTGCCTCTACATGGCACCTCACATTCGGCGCGGACTGTTATGTTGGGGAACACTGCTGCCCTTTTTTACCACTGATGAATGGCGCCAGCTCGACCTATATTCCGTTCATCCCCATGTCTCGTTAGTGGGAGAAAATCTGCGCCCCCTTCAGCAAGAAGGGTATTACATTTTCCCCTATGTCGTTGAACGGAAATCCCAACTAGCGCTGTGCCAACAATATGAGGTGGATGGACTGTTTACCAACTGCCCCCGCCGCATTAAAAAGCTTCTCAAGCAAAACTGA